The following coding sequences lie in one Labrus bergylta chromosome 5, fLabBer1.1, whole genome shotgun sequence genomic window:
- the cd8b gene encoding T-cell surface glycoprotein CD8 beta chain isoform X1, with the protein MIPLTLALLIGSLPTSVLGQSQGPSPSLLQESVKVQYPKIFSTEIIECDCLNFSCDYVYWFHSNPDQQKVQFIGYCNSANRDSYGIGVDEKRFKITKKSSMSFTLRINNLTEEDTGIYSCVLKGRKNMEVWKSGVLLLPGVMLPTVPVKTKPKPTVRSVCRCSERKSSQDGCGSLILWPLVGIIASLALALIFILYYFSRLPKKCRHHFVKKR; encoded by the exons ATGATCCCGCTGACACTGGCATTGTTGATAGGATCATTGCCCACTTCAG TTCTAGGTCAATCCCAAGGTCCTAGCCCAAGCCTGCTACAAGAAAGCGTCAAAGTTCAATACCCTAAAATCTTCAGCACAGAGATTATTGAGTGTGACTGCCTTAATTTCTCCTGTGACTACGTCTACTGGTTCCACAGTAATCCCGATCAACAGAAAGTACAGTTCATTGGCTACTGCAACAGCGCCAACCGTGATAGCTATGGTATTGGTGTGGACGAAAAACGGTTCAAGATAACCAAGAAGAGCAGTATGTCCTTTACACTCCGCATCAACAACTTAACTGAGGAGGACACAGGGATTTATTCTTGTGTTCTGAAGGGCAGGAAAAACATGGAAGTGTGGAAGTCTGGCGTTCTTCTTCTGCCAGGCG TCATGCTTCCAACTGTACCTGTCAAGACAAAGCCCAAACCAACAGTCAGATCAGTGTGTCGCTGCTCTGAGAGGAAGTCTTCACAGG ATGGCTGCGGCTCCCTGATTCTTTGGCCATTGGTTGGAATTATTGCATCCCTAGCTCTAGCTCTTATCTTCATACTGTACTACTTCAGCC GGCTACCCAAAAAATGTCGGCACCACTTTGTGAA GAAAAGGTAG
- the cd8b gene encoding uncharacterized protein cd8b isoform X2: MIPLTLALLIGSLPTSVLGQSQGPSPSLLQESVKVQYPKIFSTEIIECDCLNFSCDYVYWFHSNPDQQKVQFIGYCNSANRDSYGIGVDEKRFKITKKSIMLPTVPVKTKPKPTVRSVCRCSERKSSQDGCGSLILWPLVGIIASLALALIFILYYFSRLPKKCRHHFVKKR, encoded by the exons ATGATCCCGCTGACACTGGCATTGTTGATAGGATCATTGCCCACTTCAG TTCTAGGTCAATCCCAAGGTCCTAGCCCAAGCCTGCTACAAGAAAGCGTCAAAGTTCAATACCCTAAAATCTTCAGCACAGAGATTATTGAGTGTGACTGCCTTAATTTCTCCTGTGACTACGTCTACTGGTTCCACAGTAATCCCGATCAACAGAAAGTACAGTTCATTGGCTACTGCAACAGCGCCAACCGTGATAGCTATGGTATTGGTGTGGACGAAAAACGGTTCAAGATAACCAAGAAGAGCA TCATGCTTCCAACTGTACCTGTCAAGACAAAGCCCAAACCAACAGTCAGATCAGTGTGTCGCTGCTCTGAGAGGAAGTCTTCACAGG ATGGCTGCGGCTCCCTGATTCTTTGGCCATTGGTTGGAATTATTGCATCCCTAGCTCTAGCTCTTATCTTCATACTGTACTACTTCAGCC GGCTACCCAAAAAATGTCGGCACCACTTTGTGAA GAAAAGGTAG